AGTGTATCTGCTTTATAAGTCAAGTCTTTTGAGTTTATTACAGTATTTATACCAGAATAGAATTTATATTCCAAGCAGGTTTCAGCAGATTTATAAGAGTTGTACAGCAATAATATTGAATCCACTTTTTCACCTATGCCTATAGAAACTTTTATTTCAATATATTTATTAAGGGCAGTCAAAAGCTCTTCACAGATATCGCTTATTGATTCTATTCGGTCATAATTGAATATGATGATGAATTCATTTTCATTGATATTGAAGCAGATACCATAATCATAAGAAGCTAGTAGTTCATTACATATATTTAATATAGACATCAAAATAAGTTCATAATTCTCTTCAGAGTTCTTGGAAAAACTACCAGTGATTTCATCAATCACCATTTTACAGGCAACAAAAGGTTTAGAGCCTACAAAAGGAATATTAAGGAATTTGCATTTGTCATATATTATTTTTTCGTTTGAATACTTTCTGAATATTATATTGCAAAGGAACCTGTCTTTGATAGCTGGTATATTATCATATAATTGTTTTTTCAACTGCTTGAATTTGACTGCATGTTCCTTTTCATCATTAATGGAACTAACTACTTTCTCTACAATTTCGATTAACTTATTTTTCTTTATGGGTTTCAATATGTAACCCTCTGTATTTAATTCTATTGCTTGCTGAGCATAAGAAAAATCTTCAATTCCGCTTACTATTATAATTCTAGTTTTATAATTTTGCATTTTCAGTTTTTGAGCCACTTCGATTCCGGTCAGATGTGGCATCCTAATATCAGTGAATAATATATCTGGCTTCAGTTCTTCACATAAAGTAAGAGTTTCAATACCATTCTTTGCTACTCCTACTACTTCAATATTATAAGCTTCCCAGGGTAGAATATTTTTAAGACCTTCCCTTACAAGTATTTCATCATCAGCAATTATCATCTTTAACATTATTATCCTCCTCATAAATCATAAAAGGCAGGGTAATGGTTGCTGTAATTCCTGTAGTTTCATTTTCTGAAAAGATTATGCCATATGTATCACCGAAGTAGCTTTTGATTCTCTGATTAACATTCCTTAGTCCATAAGAGCTACAGCTACTAGAGGTGTCATTGATTATATTGTTAAGCATATCAATGTCAGCACCTATACCATTATCACTAACTGTTATAATTATATTATTATTTTCCTTGAGACAAACAATTTCTATGAATCCTGGTTCATCAGTTGGTTCTATACCGTGAATGATTGAGTTTTCAACTAAAGGTTGAAGAGTTAGCTTGACAATAGAACACTCTTTTATCTCTTCATCACAGTAAATAGAATAGTCAATTATATCTGGAAATCTTATTTTTTGTATGGTCAAATAACTCTCAGTTTGTATTAGCTCATTTTTCAATGGTATTATTGTCTTACCTTTGCTTAAGCTGTATCTAAAGAAATCCGATAAGGATGTAACCATTATACTAATATCCTCTGCATCATATTTTAATGAAAGCCAGTTGACTGCATCAAGTGTATTATATAGAAAATGGGGATTAATCTGAGCCTGTAAAGCTTTGAACTCTGCCTCTTTCTTTTCATTCTCGATTTCCTTTATCTTAACAATTGAGTTCCTGATCTTTTTGTTTGCTGCGTTATAGTGGTCTATCAGGTAACTGAATTCATCATTGAAATGATAATCATCAATCTTGACATATAGATTATCCGTATCAAGAGTACCCATAGATTCTACTAGTTTCTTTATAGGATTGGAGATCCTATTAGCCAGCAATAAAGCAAAGCTTAGACTGATGATGAGTATAATGAGTATAACTAGCTTTATGAATTTTTGAGTTTTATACAGGTCTTTGTTAAGTTCATTAAGTGGCGTTATTCCAACTATTTTCCAGTTTATATCATTAATGGTTTTTGTAGATAAGAGAGTCTTTGTATCATTGTAGTCAATGATTTGAGTATTAAATTTATTACTATCGTTTATTGGCATATAGGATGAAAAGAAAGATTTGAAATTAGCGTTGATAAACTTATTTTCAGTACTCGCTATTATCCAATTGTTTTCGTTAAGTACAAATATAGTACTTCCATTAGTGGGTTTTAGATTAATTAGCATCCTGCTTATTTCATTCATTGGCAATTGAATTGTTATTAAACTAGAAAAAGATAAATCATAATTTTTCAATCCGAATAATTTACGAACATAGTTGACTCCTTGAGGCAAGTTGTTGTTTTTACTTCTAGGAAAATACATTATTCTAGGGCTTGAATCTGGGGAAATACTAGGATACCATGATGTTATTTGGACTTCTTCCAAATTGAATATGTTAGTATGAAATTTGTAATCACCAAATTGATACACGTATAGTTTGGTCTTGGATTTGTTGAAATAGTTCAATGTGGAAGTATATGTATTAAGAACATTTTCAAAAGCTGAAGATTGAGTTATAGGGTCTTTTATGACTTTATATCTTGAGTATAGGTAATAGTAATGTTTAGATGGT
The window above is part of the Vallitalea guaymasensis genome. Proteins encoded here:
- a CDS encoding response regulator; this translates as MLKMIIADDEILVREGLKNILPWEAYNIEVVGVAKNGIETLTLCEELKPDILFTDIRMPHLTGIEVAQKLKMQNYKTRIIIVSGIEDFSYAQQAIELNTEGYILKPIKKNKLIEIVEKVVSSINDEKEHAVKFKQLKKQLYDNIPAIKDRFLCNIIFRKYSNEKIIYDKCKFLNIPFVGSKPFVACKMVIDEITGSFSKNSEENYELILMSILNICNELLASYDYGICFNINENEFIIIFNYDRIESISDICEELLTALNKYIEIKVSIGIGEKVDSILLLYNSYKSAETCLEYKFYSGINTVINSKDLTYKADTLEYVKLHIIEEKLLNGIKLGNLTTVNDVLCQIFNHIESSSFTPEEYTKSIFTELIFITTRSLYEIQENLSDIVEEPIKLCNDINKLNTYDDLKNYILGLFDKITAYFNNKLNQKNRYVVNEINDIIKHQYTKNITVKLISEQVGLTPNYISQIFKKETGITITKKITEIRIEAAKELLKDSNFKVFEVAEMVGFDNPYYFSTVFKKITGIHPSKFR
- a CDS encoding sensor histidine kinase, with product MIKKLLSFKKFLSKRISTIKNQLIITFLLIIIIPTAIISSIIYTKSTESLTNKTENILEMNFNLLENNIQKEINLIDKVVTQIYLDDKMLDLLSYSPSKHYYYLYSRYKVIKDPITQSSAFENVLNTYTSTLNYFNKSKTKLYVYQFGDYKFHTNIFNLEEVQITSWYPSISPDSSPRIMYFPRSKNNNLPQGVNYVRKLFGLKNYDLSFSSLITIQLPMNEISRMLINLKPTNGSTIFVLNENNWIIASTENKFINANFKSFFSSYMPINDSNKFNTQIIDYNDTKTLLSTKTINDINWKIVGITPLNELNKDLYKTQKFIKLVILIILIISLSFALLLANRISNPIKKLVESMGTLDTDNLYVKIDDYHFNDEFSYLIDHYNAANKKIRNSIVKIKEIENEKKEAEFKALQAQINPHFLYNTLDAVNWLSLKYDAEDISIMVTSLSDFFRYSLSKGKTIIPLKNELIQTESYLTIQKIRFPDIIDYSIYCDEEIKECSIVKLTLQPLVENSIIHGIEPTDEPGFIEIVCLKENNNIIITVSDNGIGADIDMLNNIINDTSSSCSSYGLRNVNQRIKSYFGDTYGIIFSENETTGITATITLPFMIYEEDNNVKDDNC